The Polyangium spumosum region GACGGCGAGGTGATCCTGTCCTACCAGTCGCACCTGAAGCACTGCGCGCTGATCAAGGGCATCGTGCGGGGCATGGGGGCAAACCTGGAGCAGCCAGTGTTGATCGAAGAGATCCGCTGCATGCTCACGGGCGCGACGGCCTGCGAGCTCGCCGTGCGCCTCGAACGAACCCAGCAAGCACAAGGGAACGCGCGGAGGCTCACGCCGCCGGCGATGAGCTACTCGGCGGTGAAAGCCGCGCTGTTCACGGATCGGTCGGACAGGTCGTCGGTGCTGCCAGGGCCGCCCTCGTCGAAGCAAGAAGCGTCGTCGTCGTGGCGGACGAACCTGACGACGATCCCGCCCCCGAGCGGCGTGGTGCCCGCGCGGAGCTCATCGCCAAGCTCGGCGCCGAGCCCCGCGCCGAGCACGTCCCCGAGCACGTCCCCGAGCACGCCGCCGAGCGCCGAAGGCGAACCTTCGGAGCTCGGCCGGCGTCGTTGATCAAGCGCTGGTCCAGACGGTGCCCGCGCGACGCCGCTCGGCATACGAGGGCGAGCCGAGCGCATACCGGAGCAGATCGCCGGTGACGGGATGCAGCACGACGAGGCGCGGATCTTCGGCCGCGCGCGCGACGTCCCGATCGATGCGGCAGAGGTGATCGACCGCCGCGACGAGGTCGCCGGAGAGCAAATACCCGAGCCGGTTCTCGCTGCGACGAACCCCCGCGGCGAGGAGGCGGATGTCGTAACCAGGCGCGGCCGAGGGCAGGATCTCCTCGAGGAGCTTGCGTTGCCTGCGGCCGATGGCGCGCTGCACGTGGACGCTGAAGGCCTGGACGGCCTGCTCGCGCACGGGGCCGATCTCACGCGCGCCGAAGGAGGGATCCACCGTGCGCATGGCCGCGACGAGCAGGGCGTCACAAGACTCGAGCGCGAGCTCGTCGAGCCAGGTGGGGCCAAGCGCGATACGCACGAAGAGGCGGCCGAGGGCGAAGGCTTGCTCGGGCTCGGGCAGCTCGATGAAGGAGACAGGGCCGACGATCGCCGGCGGATCACCCGGATAGACGCGCGGCATGCCCTGCCAGGTCGGCGAGAGGTAGAGCTCGAAGCCCTCGACGCCGAGGCTCTTGGCGATACGATCGGCGATGCGGTAGGTGCCGCTGTTGTCACGCGAGCCGATGCGGTCGCGTGAAGAAACGCC contains the following coding sequences:
- a CDS encoding heme NO-binding domain-containing protein, producing the protein MLGVILLGFQNYVRDRLGEELWRTVQTEAGVAGRVYLPSQSYPGEELQALVSSLSRLTGMTMPLVLESFGDKLAAELLRVYGGLLDPRWRVLDVLIHSEELVERMAQRNGDITPQSPLTGRWGKDGEVILSYQSHLKHCALIKGIVRGMGANLEQPVLIEEIRCMLTGATACELAVRLERTQQAQGNARRLTPPAMSYSAVKAALFTDRSDRSSVLPGPPSSKQEASSSWRTNLTTIPPPSGVVPARSSSPSSAPSPAPSTSPSTSPSTPPSAEGEPSELGRRR